One Mixta gaviniae genomic window carries:
- a CDS encoding DUF1289 domain-containing protein — MAEQLEFFPVPSPCRGICQSDERGYCRGCLRTRDERFNWMSYSDARKREVLRLCRQRYLRLRRAEKETPPEEPQQPSLF, encoded by the coding sequence GTGGCGGAGCAACTTGAGTTTTTCCCGGTGCCAAGCCCGTGCCGCGGCATCTGTCAGTCCGATGAGCGCGGCTACTGCCGCGGCTGCCTGCGCACCCGCGATGAGCGATTCAACTGGATGAGCTATAGCGACGCGCGCAAGCGTGAAGTGCTGCGGCTCTGTCGCCAGCGTTATCTGCGCCTGCGCCGCGCGGAAAAAGAGACGCCGCCGGAAGAACCGCAACAGCCGTCACTGTTTTGA
- a CDS encoding aldo/keto reductase: MIERVQIAPQGPAFSRMVMGYWRLMEWQMSAQQLVGFIQQHLELGVTTVDHADIYGDYQCEAAFGAALRLDPSLRARMELVTKCGIATTARPEHTLGHYITDGAHIIRSAENSLRHFATDYLDLLLIHRPDPLMDADEVAEAFTALHQSGKVRHFGVSNFTPTQFALLQSRLPFTLATNQVEISPLRQDTLLDGTLDQCQQLRIKPMAWSCLGGGQLFSAERFSPLRAELRAVAEETGAASIDQVVYAWVMRLPSAPLPIVGSGKIERVRAALDALPLQLSRQQWFRIRKAALGYDVP; the protein is encoded by the coding sequence ATGATTGAACGCGTACAAATTGCGCCGCAGGGCCCGGCATTTTCCCGCATGGTGATGGGGTACTGGCGGCTGATGGAGTGGCAGATGTCGGCGCAGCAGCTGGTGGGCTTTATTCAGCAGCACCTTGAGCTGGGCGTTACCACTGTCGACCACGCCGATATTTATGGCGACTATCAGTGCGAAGCCGCTTTCGGCGCCGCGCTGCGGCTTGACCCTTCGCTGCGCGCGCGCATGGAGCTGGTCACCAAGTGTGGCATCGCCACCACCGCCCGGCCGGAACATACGCTCGGCCACTATATTACCGACGGCGCGCATATCATCCGCAGCGCGGAAAATTCGCTGCGGCACTTTGCCACCGATTACCTCGATCTGCTGTTGATCCACCGTCCCGATCCGCTTATGGATGCAGACGAGGTGGCGGAAGCCTTCACCGCACTGCACCAGAGCGGTAAGGTACGGCACTTTGGCGTTTCTAACTTCACCCCGACGCAGTTTGCGCTGTTGCAGTCCAGGCTGCCGTTTACGCTCGCCACCAATCAGGTGGAGATTTCGCCGCTGCGTCAGGATACGCTGCTGGATGGTACACTCGATCAGTGTCAACAGCTGCGCATCAAGCCGATGGCCTGGTCCTGCCTTGGCGGTGGTCAGCTGTTCAGCGCGGAACGTTTCTCGCCGCTGCGCGCCGAATTGCGCGCTGTTGCCGAAGAGACGGGCGCCGCCTCGATCGATCAGGTGGTCTATGCCTGGGTGATGCGTTTGCCCTCTGCGCCGCTGCCGATCGTCGGCTCAGGGAAAATCGAACGCGTACGCGCCGCGCTGGACGCGCTGCCGCTCCAGCTGAGCCGCCAGCAGTGGTTCCGCATTCGCAAAGCGGCGCTGGGTTACGATGTGCCGTAA
- the sodC gene encoding superoxide dismutase family protein: MKHYGLAALALLIAGYAQAASEEVTLHNLTKEGIGEAVGTVKIDETAYGLTFTPDLSRLPPGVHGFHVHANGSCESAVTDGKSVPGGAAGGHFDPQNSGKHLGPWAEGHLGDLPALYVTQDGRADYPVLAPRLKKISDISGRALMVHMGGDNHSDHPKALGGGGDRYACGVIK, from the coding sequence ATGAAACACTATGGTTTAGCGGCGCTGGCGCTGCTGATCGCGGGCTATGCGCAGGCGGCGAGTGAAGAGGTCACCTTGCATAATCTGACCAAAGAGGGGATCGGCGAAGCGGTCGGCACGGTAAAAATCGATGAAACCGCGTATGGACTGACGTTCACGCCGGACCTCTCCCGGCTGCCGCCGGGCGTGCATGGTTTCCATGTGCATGCCAACGGCAGCTGCGAGTCTGCGGTCACCGACGGAAAAAGCGTTCCGGGCGGCGCGGCGGGCGGCCACTTCGATCCGCAAAATAGCGGCAAGCATCTCGGCCCCTGGGCCGAAGGGCACTTAGGCGACCTGCCGGCGCTCTATGTGACGCAGGATGGCCGCGCCGACTATCCAGTTCTGGCGCCGCGCCTGAAAAAAATCAGCGACATTTCCGGCCGCGCGCTGATGGTACATATGGGCGGTGATAACCACAGCGACCATCCCAAAGCGCTGGGTGGCGGCGGCGACCGCTACGCCTGCGGCGTCATTAAATAG
- the eptA gene encoding phosphoethanolamine transferase EptA: MLLLKKFRCSESLFLAGCALFFTFILNGLFIVRAAERTPLSHLHDYLFIASIPLVLFCAFMLVFNLLILPWIGKPLLIILLLCGAAANYFMYSFGTVIDTNMVQNVFETDLQEATALLSPRYLLWMLLMGVLPAAIILMVNIKRTRPWWFALAMRALWCIGSVLTILLIAALMYKDYASLFRNNKGLVKMVTPPNVVSGAIHYVDNRWLQGDKALVRIGLDAQKGPLIKAAQKKTLVVFVLGETARAENFSLGGYARETNPKLKQQQVIYYQHASSCGTETAVSVPCMFSGMARRDYDANLARHQEGLMDVLAHAGVNVMWRENDGGCKGACNRIPHTDMTLWKLQAYCQSDYCRDDVLLHRLSNYIDGVKDDSVIVLHQMGSHGPAYYLRYPPAMRQFTPTCDSKQIQDCDHQALVNTYDNTLLYTDSMVSDTIDLLKRYSDRFNVALIYLSDHGESLGERGMYLHGAPYLFAPSQQTHIPFLMWLAPDYARAFRIDEGCMRHHAQQDEVSQDNVFHTLLGMMNIQTAVYQPALDLLKNCQAH; encoded by the coding sequence ATGCTGCTACTGAAAAAATTCCGCTGTAGTGAATCCCTGTTTCTGGCCGGTTGCGCGTTATTTTTTACTTTTATTCTTAATGGCTTGTTTATCGTACGCGCCGCAGAAAGAACGCCGCTGAGCCATCTGCATGATTATCTGTTTATCGCCTCGATCCCGCTGGTGCTGTTCTGCGCCTTTATGCTGGTTTTCAACCTGCTTATCCTGCCGTGGATTGGTAAGCCACTGTTAATTATTCTGCTGCTGTGCGGCGCGGCAGCGAACTATTTTATGTACAGTTTCGGCACGGTTATCGACACCAATATGGTGCAAAACGTGTTTGAAACGGACCTGCAGGAGGCGACCGCCCTGCTCAGCCCGCGCTATCTGCTGTGGATGCTGTTGATGGGCGTGCTGCCTGCCGCAATCATTCTGATGGTCAATATCAAGCGGACGCGTCCCTGGTGGTTTGCGCTGGCGATGCGCGCGCTCTGGTGCATCGGTTCGGTGCTGACCATTCTGCTGATAGCGGCGCTGATGTATAAAGATTACGCTTCGCTGTTTCGCAATAACAAAGGGCTGGTGAAGATGGTGACGCCGCCCAACGTGGTCAGCGGTGCCATTCACTATGTCGATAATCGCTGGCTGCAGGGTGATAAAGCACTGGTACGCATCGGCCTGGATGCGCAAAAAGGCCCGCTGATTAAGGCGGCGCAGAAAAAAACGCTGGTGGTGTTTGTGCTGGGCGAAACGGCGCGCGCGGAGAACTTCTCGCTTGGCGGCTATGCGCGCGAAACCAACCCGAAACTGAAGCAGCAGCAGGTGATCTACTATCAGCACGCCTCCTCCTGCGGCACCGAAACGGCGGTCTCGGTGCCCTGCATGTTCTCCGGTATGGCGCGCCGCGATTATGACGCCAATCTGGCACGCCATCAGGAAGGCCTGATGGATGTGCTGGCGCATGCCGGCGTCAATGTGATGTGGCGTGAAAACGACGGCGGCTGCAAAGGCGCTTGCAACCGCATTCCGCATACCGATATGACGCTGTGGAAGCTACAGGCGTATTGTCAGAGCGACTACTGCCGCGACGATGTGCTGCTGCACCGTCTGTCGAACTACATTGACGGCGTGAAGGATGATTCGGTGATTGTGCTGCATCAGATGGGCAGCCACGGCCCCGCTTACTATCTGCGTTATCCGCCGGCGATGCGTCAGTTTACGCCAACCTGCGACAGCAAGCAGATACAGGATTGCGATCACCAGGCGCTGGTTAATACCTATGACAATACGCTGCTCTACACCGATTCGATGGTGAGCGACACCATCGACCTGCTGAAGCGCTATAGCGATCGCTTTAACGTGGCGCTGATCTATCTCTCCGACCATGGCGAATCACTGGGCGAGCGCGGCATGTATCTGCACGGCGCGCCTTACCTGTTTGCGCCGAGCCAGCAGACGCATATTCCGTTTTTGATGTGGCTCGCGCCCGATTATGCGCGCGCCTTCCGCATCGATGAGGGCTGTATGCGTCATCATGCGCAACAGGATGAGGTATCACAGGATAACGTGTTCCACACGCTGCTGGGGATGATGAATATTCAGACCGCCGTTTATCAGCCAGCCCTTGACCTGCTGAAAAACTGCCAGGCGCATTAG